The following are encoded together in the Limanda limanda chromosome 12, fLimLim1.1, whole genome shotgun sequence genome:
- the pccb gene encoding propionyl-CoA carboxylase beta chain, mitochondrial: MAAFTVARSSCGLLTGLRTSLRGFQVKHVAAATSVQQPRCLRADRRWYSAGLPSVRERVEQKREAALVGGGQARIDAQHKKGKLTARERVALLLDPESFVETDMFVEHRCSDFGMEQDRNKFPGDSVVTGRGRINGRLVYVFSQDFTVFGGSLSGAHAQKICKIMDQAMMVGAPVIGLNDSGGARIQEGVESLAGYADIFLRNVLASGVVPQISLIMGPCAGGAVYSPALTDFTFMVKDTSYLFITGPDVVKSVTNEDVTQEELGGARTHTTVSGVAHHAFENDVEALLNLREFFNFLPLSNKDPAPIRECHDPSDRLVPSLDHIVPFESTKAYDMLDIIQSIVDERDFYEIMPSYAKNIVVGFARMNGRTVGIVGNQPKVASGCLDINSSVKGARFVRFCDAFNIPIITFVDVPGFLPGTAQEYGGIIRHGAKLLFAFAEATVPKITIITRKAYGGAYDVMSSKHLRGDVNYAWPSAEVAVMGAKGAVQIIFRGKENQAEAEAEYVEKFANPFPAAVRGFVDDIIEPSSTRRKICRDLEVLASKKQVNPWKKHANIPL, encoded by the exons aTGGCGGCCTTCACTGTGGCTCGGAGCAGCTGCGGACTGTTGACCGGGCTGCGGACGTCTCTCCGCGGCTTCCAGGTGAAACATGTCGCCGCCGCAACCTCGGTGCAGCAGCCCCGGTGCCTGCGGGCCGACAGGCGCTGGTACTCGGCCGGGCTCCCCTCCGTGAGGGAGCGGGTCGAGCAGAAGCGAGAGGCGGCGCTGGTCGGTGGAGGTCAGGCGAGAATAGATGCTCAGCACAAGaag gggaAGCTGACAGCCAGGGAGCGTGTGGCGCTGCTGCTGGACCCCGAGTCCTTCGTGGAGACGGACATGTTTGTGGAACATCGCTGCTCTGACTTCGGCATGGAGCAGGACAGGAACAAG TTCCCGGGCGACAGCGTGGTGACAGGCCGAGGACGGATCAACGGCCGACTGGTCTATGTGTTCAGTCAg gACTTCACAGTGTTTGGCGGCAGTTTGTCTGGAGCTCACGCACAAAAGATCTGTAag ATCATGGACCAGGCCATGATGGTGGGAGCTCCGGTCATCGGGCTGAACGACTCTGGAGGAGCTCGGATCCAGGAAGGGGTGGAGTCTCTGGCTGGATATGCAGATATATTCCTG AGGAATGTGTTGGCCTCTGGAGTCGTCCCTCAGATCTCCCTCATCATGGGTCCCTGTGCAGGAGGAGCTGTCTACTCCCCCGCTCTGACAGATTTCACTTTCATGGTTAAG gacACATCGTACCTGTTCATCACGGGACCTGATGTTGTGAAGTCCGTCACCAACGAGGATGTGACTCAAGAGGAGCTCGGTGGAGCCAGGACACACACCACTGTTTCTG GCGTCGCTCATCACGCGTTTGAGAACGACGTGGAAGCCCTCCTCAACCTGCGAGAGTTCTTCAACTTCCTGCCTCTCAGCAACAAGGACCCCGCCCCCATCAGGGAATGCCACGACCCCAG CGATCGTCTGGTACCTTCACTGGACCACATCGTCCCGTTTGAGTCAACCAAGGCCTATGACATGCTGGACATCATTCAGTCa ATCGTGGATGAGAGAGACTTCTATGAGATCATGCCCAGCTATGCCAAGAACATCGTGGTGGGGTTCGCCCGAATGAACGGACGCACTGTGGGCATTGTGGGTAACCAGCCCAAAGTGGCTTCTG GGTGTTTGGACATCAACTCCTCGGTGAAAGGCGCCCGCTTCGTACGCTTCTGTGACGCCTTCAATATTCCCATCATCACTTTTGTGGATGTTCCAGGCTTCCTGCCAG GAACTGCTCAGGAGTACGGAGGCATCATCAGACACGGAGCCAAACTGCTCTTTGCTTTTGCAGAGGCCACCGTCCCAAAGATAACCATCATAACCAGAaag gCTTATGGAGGAGCCTATGATGTGATGAGCTCCAAACACCTGAGAGGAGACGTGAACTACGCCTGGCCCTCAGCTGAGGTTGCCGTTATGGGTGCAAAG GGTGCCGTTCAGATCATCTTCAGAGGGAAGGAGAACCAGGCGGAGGCCGAGGCCGAATACGTGGAAAAGTTCGCCAACCCCTTCCCAGCTGCCGTGAGAG gGTTTGTCGATGACATCATCGAGCCGTCGAGTACTCGCAGGAAGATCTGCAGAGACCTGGAGGTGTTGGCCAGCAAAAAGCAAGTCAACCCCTGGAAGAAGCACGCCAACATTCCTCTGTGA
- the stag1a gene encoding cohesin subunit SA-1a, whose amino-acid sequence MITSELPVLQDSSNESGATDTVGLSMSMSELEDPEVKGKKKRGRPGKQAATSNKKPRKTPADKTVGPARGRGKANGVAQHNGDSGDPITLFEVVKLGKSAMQSVVDEWIESYKQDRDLALLDLINFFIQCSGCKGTVRIEMFRNMQNAEIIRKMTEEFDEDSGDYPLTMPGPLWKKFRYNFCEFISVLIRQCQYSIIYDEYMMDTVISLLTGLSDSQVRAFRHTSTLAAMKLMTALVNVALNLSIHQDNTQRQYEAERNKIAGKRANEKLELLLQKRKELQENQDEIENMMNSIFKGIFVHRYRDAIAEIRAICIEEIGVWMKMYSDAFLNDSYLKYVGWTLHDRQGEVRLKCLKALQNLYTNRELFPKLELFTNRFKDRIVSMTLDKEYDVAVEAIRLVTLILQGSEDALSNEDCENVYHLVYSAHRPVAVAAGEFLHRKLFSRHDPQAEEALAKRRGRSSPNGNLIRMLVLFFLESELHEHAAYLVDSLWESSQELLKDWECMTELLMEEPVQGEELLSDRQESALIELMVCTIRQAAEAHPPVGRGTGKRVLTAKERKTQIDDKNKLTEHFIMALPMLLSKYQADSEKVANLLQIPQFFDLDVYSAGRMEKHLDALLKQIRLVVDKHIEADVLEACSKTYSILCSEDYTIMNRVDIARSQLIDEMTDRFSHSVEGLLQEAEEADDDDIYNVLSTLKRLTAFHNAHDLTRWDLFGSCYRLLKAGIEQGSMPEQIAVQALQCSHYSVLWQLVTITEGAPSKDDLLALRRVVKSFLAVCQQCLSNVNTPVKEQAFMLLCDLLMIFSHQLVSGGREGLQPLVFNPDGALQNELLNFVLDHVFIDQDDESQSMEGDEEDEANKIEALHKRRNLLAAFCKLIIYDIVDMPAAADIFKHYMKYYNDYGDIIKETLSKTRQTDKILCAKTLILSLQQLFNELLQDQGPNLDRTSSHVSGIKELARRFALTFGLDQIKTREAVATLHKDGIEFAFKYQNPRGPEFPPLNLAFLEVLSEFSSKLIRQDKKTVHNYLEKFMSESMSERREDVWLPLISYRNSLLTGGDEDHMSVTSGSSSKTGSVRSKKGRLPVHKKRIEGPEESSVEGSWMLRNDTLQTPGALQTPQLTSTVLRENRPADHMPDPDSEPGSENDFVHNPQMQMSWLGQQKMEEVNRKDRTGMNYIKSRSNQGVRQTVRGLMEDDAEPIFEDVMMSSRGQLEDMNEEFEDTMVIDLPPSRNRRERAELRPDFFDSAAMIEDESGFTMPMF is encoded by the exons ATGATCACCTCGGAGCTCCCCGTCCTTCA ggACTCGTCCAACGAGTCTGGGGCCACAGACACAGTGGGCTTGAGTATGAGCATGAGCGAGTTGGAGGATCCAGAGGtgaaagggaagaagaaaagagggaggcCTGGAAAACAAGCCGCG ACATCCAATAAGAAGCCTCGAAAGACGCCAGCAGACAAGACAGTGGGACCAGCGCGAGGTCGAGGGAAAGCCAATGGTGTGGCTCAACATAATGGAGACAGCGGAGACCCCATTACTCTGTTTGAAGTGGTCAAACTGGGAAAGAGTGCCATGCAG tctgTGGTGGACGAGTGGATCGAATCGTACAAACAGGACAGAGACCTGGCGCTGCTAGACCTCATCAACTTCTTCATCCAGTGCTCGGGCTGCAAAG GCACTGTGAGGATCGAGATGTTCAGGAACATGCAGAACGCTGAGATCATCCGCAAGATGACTGAGGAGTTTGACGAG GACAGTGGGGATTATCCTCTCACCATGCCCGGGCCTTTGTGGAAGAAGTTCCGCTACAACTTCTGCGAGTTTATCAGCGTTTTGATCCGTCAGTGTCAGTACAGCATCATCTACGACGAGTACATGATGGACACAGTGATCTCCCTCCTCACCGGGCTCTCGGACTCTCAAGTGCGAGCTTTCAGACACACGTCCACGTTAGCAG CGATGAAGCTGATGACAGCTCTGGTGAACGTGGCACTGAACCTCAGCATCCACCAAGACAACACGCAGAGACAGTACGAGGCGGAGAGGAACAAGATCGCCGGCAAACGAGCCAACGagaagctggagctgctgctacagaagaggaaagag cTTCAGGAAAACCAAGATGAAATAGAAAACATGATGAACTCCATCTTTAAGGGAATCTTTGTGCACCGCTACAG GGATGCAATTGCAGAGATCAGAGCCATCTGTATTGAGGAGATTGGAGTGTGGATGAAGATGTACAGCGACGCCTTTCTTAATGATAGTTACCTGAAATATGTTGGTTGGACACTACACGATAGG CAAGGAGAAGTGCGTCTCAAGTGCCTGAAGGCTCTGCAGAACCTGTACACGAACCGAGAGCTGTTCCCCAAGCTAGAGCTTTTCACCAACCGCTTCAAG GATCGCATAGTTTCGATGACGCTGGATAAGGAGTATGATGTGGCTGTGGAGGCCATCCGACTGGTCACACTCATTCTGCA GGGCAGTGAAGACGCCTTGTCCAATGAGGACTGCGAGAACGTGTACCACCTGGTCTACTCTGCCCACCGGCCTGTGGCTGTGGCTGCCGGAGAGTTCCTGCACAGGAA GTTGTTCAGTCGTCACGACCCACAGGCGGAAGAAGCGCTGGCGAAGCGCAGAGGGAGGAGCAGTCCCAACGGAAATCTCATCCGCATGCTCGTGCTCTTCTTTTTGGAGAGCGAG ctCCATGAGCACGCAGCCTACCTTGTGGACTCGCTGTGGGAAAGCTCTCAGGAGCTGCTGAAAGACTGGGAGTGTATGACTGAACTTCTGATGGAGGAGCCGGTGCAGGGAGAGGAGt TGTTGTCAGACCGACAGGAGAGTGCGCTGATAGAGCTGATGGTGTGCACCATCCGACAGGCAGCAGAGGCACACCCCCCTGTCGGCAGGGGCACTGGCAAACGG GTGCTGACAGCAAAGGAGAGGAAGACCCAGATAGACgataaaaacaaactgacagaGCACTTCATCATGGCTCTGCCCATGCTCTTGTCCAAG tatCAGGCGGACTCAGAGAAGGTAGCCAACCTGCTGCAGATCCCCCAGTTCTTCGACCTGGACGTGTACAGCGCCGGGCGCATGGAGAAGCACCTGGACGCGCTGCTGAAGCAGATCCGTCTGGTGGTGGACAAGCACATCGAAGCCGACGTGCTGGAGGCCTGCAGTAAGACCTACAGCATCCTCTGCTCCGAAGACTACACCATCATGAACCGCGTGGACATCGCCCGCTCGCAGCTCATCGACGAGATGACCGACCGGTTTTCACACTCGGTGGAAGGGCTGCTGCAGGAG GCTGAGGAGGCAGATGACGATGACATCTACAACGTTTTATCTACTCTAAAGAGACTCACGGCTTTTCACAA TGCCCATGACCTGACGCGGTGGGATTTATTCGGGAGCTGTTACCGGCTGCTGAAGGCGGGCATCGAGCAGGGCTCCATGCCAGAGCAGATCGCCGTCCAGGCCCTGCAGTGCTCCCACTACTCCGTCCTGTGGCAGCTGGTCACGATCACAGAGGGCGCCCCCAGCAAG GATGACCTGTTGGCTCTCAGGAGAGTGGTGAAGTCTTTTCTGGCCGTGTGCCAGCAGTGCCTGTCCAACGTCAACACGCCAGTCAAAGAACAG gcGTTCATGCTTCTCTGTGACCTGCTGATGATCTTCAGTCACCAGCTGGTGTCCGGCGGCAGGGAAGGCCTCCAGCCGCTGGTCTTCAACCCCGACGGCGCTCTGCAGAACGAGCTTCTCAACTTCGTCCTGGACCACGTCTTCATCGACCAGGATGACGAGAGCCAGAGCATGG AGGGAGACGAGGAGGATGAAGCTAACAAGATCGAGGCTCTTCACAAGAGGAGAAATCTGCTCGCAGCTTTCTGCAAACTCATCATCTACGACATCGTGGACATGCCCGCTGCTGCCGACATCTTCAAACACTACATGAAG TATTATAATGATTACGGAGACATCATCAAGGAGACGCTCAGTAAAACCAGGCAGACGGACAAGATTCTCTGTGCCAAGACACTCATCCTCAGTCTGCAGCAG ctgtTCAACGAGCTGCTGCAGGATCAGGGTCCCAACCTGGACCGGACCTCGTCCCACGTGAGCGGCATCAAGGAGCTGGCCCGTCGCTTCGCTCTCACCTTCGGCCTGGACCAGATCAAGACCAGGGAGGCTGTGGCCACGCTGCACAA GGACGGAATAGAGTTTGCATTTAAGTACCAGAATCCTCGAGGACCAGAGTTCCCTCCCCTCAACTTGGCCTTCCTGGAAGTCCTGAGCGAATTCTCGTCCAAACTAATACGCCAAGACAAAAAGACAGT CCACAACTACTTGGAGAAGTTCATGTCGGAGTCCATGTCGGAGCGTCGGGAGGACGTGTGGCTGCCGCTGATCTCCTACAGGAACAGCCTGCTGACGGGAGGAGACGAGGACCACATGTCCGTCACGtccggctccagcagcaagaccGGCTCCGTCCGCAGCAAGAAGGGCCGGCTGCCGGTTCACAAGAAACGCATCGAGG GTCCAGAGGAGAGCAGTGTGGAGGGCTCGTGGATGCTGCGTAATGACACTCTACAGACACCGGGGGCGCTGCAGACTCCTCAGCTCACCTCAACAGTCCTCAGAGAGAACAGACCGGCAGATCACATGCCAGACCCGGACTCAGAACCTGGATCAGAGAACGACTTCGTACACAA TCCTCAGATGCAGATGTCGTGGCTCGGACagcagaagatggaggaggtgaacagGAAGGACCGGACGGGCATGAACTACATCAAGTCACGCAGCAATCAGGGCGTCCGGCAGACTGT GCGCGGGTTAATGGAGGATGACGCAGAGCCGATCTTCGAGGACGTGATGATGTCATCGCGAGGTCAGCTGGAGGACATGAATGAGGAGTTCGAGGACACTATGGTGATCGACCTG CCGCCATCAAGGAACAGACGTGAAAGAGCAGAATTAAGACCAGACTTCTTTGACTCTGCAGCAATGATTGAGGACGAGTCG GGATTCACCATGCCCATGttctga